Genomic window (Chondrocystis sp. NIES-4102):
TCCACTGATTTATATTCCTACCAAAGAAGAAGAAAGAGCAGAAAAAGCGATCGCATCTGAGACAGAAAAACTAGGTAAGCGGAATGTTTATATTTGGGATTTTGTTAATGGTTATCAAGACAATCCTAATCATGAAGGTTTTGGCAAACGTAACCCTTTACAAGCATTAGAATTTATCTCTAAAATGCCTAAAAATGTGGGTGGGGTTTTCATTTTAAGAGATTTTCAGCGTTTTTTGGAAGATATCGCCGTTTCGCGTGAATTACGTAATTTGGCAAAAAGTTTAAAATCTCAACCCAAAAATATTATTATTATTGCTCCAGAGGTAACAATACCCAAAGAACTGGCAGAAGTTGTTACTGTGGTCGATTTTCCTCTGCCAACTGCCCCAGAAATTAAAATTGAGATTAAGCGATTAATTTCCGCCACAAATCAAGGTTTGTCAGATACACTTTTAACAGAATTAGTCAGGGCTGCCCAAGGGCTGTCTTTAGAAAGAATTAGACGAGTACTAACAAGAGCGATCGCTCTTAATGGCAAACTAGAACCAGAAGATGTAGAGTTGATTCTAGAAGAAAAACGCCAATCTATTCGCCAAACACAAATTCTAGATTATTACCCTACCACAGAACAAATTGCCGATATTGGGGGTTTAGATAACCTAAAAAATTGGTTACTACGTAGGGGTGGTGCATTTAGCGAACAAGCTAGGGCTTATGGATTACCAAATCCTAGAGGACTATTATTAGTAGGTATTCAGGGTACAGGTAAATCCCTAACCGCTAAAGCGATCGCTCACCATTGGCATTTACCCTTACTTCGTTTAGATGTTGGGCGTTTGTTTGCAGGTTTAGTAGGAGAATCAGAATCTCGTACCCGGCAAACTATCGAATTAGCAGAAGCTTTAGCCCCTTGTATTCTATGGATTGATGAGATTGATAAAGGGTTTGCAGGATTAGATGGCAAGGGTGATTCAGGTACTACTAGTCGTGTTTTTGGTACATTTATTACCTGGCTTGCAGAAAAAAAATCCCCCGTATTTGTAGTAGCCACGGCTAATAATATTCAGGCTCTACCTCCAGAAATGTTACGCAAAGGTAGATTTGATGAAATATTTTTTGTATCCTTACCCAATCAAACCGAACGAGAAGCTATTTTCAAAGTTCATTTAGCTAAATTACGCCCCCATAACCTAGGCAATTATGACATCAAGAGGTTAGCATATGAAACACCAGATTTTTCTGGGGCGGAAATCGAACAAACTATTATTGAGGCAATGCACATTGGGTTTAGTCAAAATCGTGATTTCACTACAGATGATATCCTAGAATCTGCTAGTCAAATAGTTCCCTTAGCTAAAACTGCCAAAGAACAAATCGAATTCTTACAACAATGGGTAGCAGCAGGGAAAGCTCGTCTGGCTTCTAACAATAATGATTTAAGCGATCGCATTCAGAGTCAACTTCATTAAAGATGACTAAATCTATTTTTCTTCAGCGTTTATCAACTACAGTTCAGTTTATTCTTGGTTTTTTTCTAGGTATTAGTTTAATCGCAGGAATATCAGGAACTATTATCTTTGCCTACTACAAAAAAATGTCGGTTTTACCGAAAAAACCTATATTTTCCGAAGTAGCGTCCACTACTACATCAAAATCTCAAAAAAATACTACTACAGAGATTGAGCCTGTAGAATCAAATACACTGCCAAATGAACAGGAGCAATTAGAAACAACATCAGCCAACAATTTAGAAGAATTAGAATTACCAGCCAATGCTTATCGAGCAGTAGTTACTTGGCCAGAGGGACTCAGTTTAAGAGCAGAGCCTGAGCAGGATGCCGAAAGAATTGGGGGTATTGCTTATCAACAAAATATCATTGTTTTAGAAGATACTACTGATGGACAATGGCAAAGAGTAAAAATTCCAGAAAGTGAGCAAGAGGGTTGGGTAAAAGGAGGCAATACAGAACGCACTTCTGATTAACAAGAAGAATAATATTGTCACAAAACTACGTAATTTTTACCAGAATATTTGTAACCCGACCCAAGGCAGATGTATCCTAAATATAAAGAAACATAGTTTAACAACAACTGGAGATTGGCATTTTGGATACATACGAATTTGATGTCGTCATTATTGGAGGTGGTCCTGCGGGCTGCACCTGTGCGCTATACACTTCAAGAGCCAATCTCAAAACCGTTATTCTAGATAAGAATCCTGCGGTAGGAGCATTGGCTATTACCCATAAAATAGCTAACTATCCTGGGGTATCAGGGGAAATGAGTGGGGATGAGTTGCTCAAGAGCATGAGAGAGCAAGCCATTGAGTATGGTACTACCTATCAACGCGCCCAAGTTTTTGGGATTGATGTTAGTGGCGATCTCAAAAAGGTTTACACCCCTGAAGGGACTTTTATCGGTAGATCCTTGGTTTTGGCAACAGGAGCAATGGGACGCAGTGGGGCATCTTTTGAAGGAGAATCAGAATTTTTAGGTCGTGGAGTGAGCTATTGTGCTACCTGTGATGGGGCATTTTATCGCGATCGCGAAGTTGCTGTTATTGGTTTAAATCAAGAGGCAGTCGAAGAAGCACAGTTTTTAACTAAATTTGCTTCGATGGTGCATTGGGTCACCTTTAAAGATCCCAAACCCGAAGACTATCACGCTCAAGATTTATTGAGTATGTCTAATGTTAAACATTGGCGACGTAGTCGTTTAGCTTCAATTGAGGGCGATAATTCAGGAGTTACAGGAATTAAAGTCAAAACCAAAGAACAAGAAGAGCCGTTAGATTTACAAGTAGAAGGGGTATTTGTTTATCTTAATGGGTCAAAACCGATCACCGATTTTATTGGCGATCAGGTAGAATACAATGCCGATGGCGGTGTTAAAGTGGATGACTCAATGGCTACTAATGTTCCTGGGGTTTGGGCTATTGGTGATATTCGTAATACTCCCTATAAGCAGGCGGTGGTAGCTGCGGGAGACGGTTGTATTGCAGCTATGGCTATTGACCGTTACCTCAATCACCGTAAGGCGGTTAAACCTGATTGGGATCATTCGTAAACTACCTTTGGTATCAATTATCTTGGTTTAAATGTACTGGTTCGTAGCTATTAGCTATTGGCTATTAGCTGCTACAGATACGCAAGTTTAATTGTAGAGCTACGTCTCTATAAATTAATAAAAACGAGGGAAATACTTGGCAAGTCTTAAAGGTGAATGTCTTTGTGGCAAAATTGCTTGCTCTATATCAAGGTCCTACAGGAAACTTAGTTCACTGTCATTGTTCGAGATGTTGCAAGTGGCATGGTGCTGCTTTTCGGAGTCGGATGGTAGTAAGACAAGATGGGTATCAAATAATTAGAGGCAAAGAATATCTAAGTCAATATCAATCGACCCCTAATGTGATTAAAACCTTCTGTAAAAACTGCGGTTCGAGTTTAGCTACTATTTACCCCTTACGAGATAATTTATTAGGCTTGCCTATTGCAGGTTGTGAAGGAGAATTTGACCCATATCAGGAGTTTCATATTTTCACAGGGTCAAAAGCTATAGGGTGGCATATTAAGCATGATTTACCTCAATATGATCAGATGCCAGAGGATAAAGCGAGCGTACATTGTCTTAATGAATAGACTAGAGATAAATTCCTTAAATATTGCTTATCAGTAGAAAGGGTTTTAAATAGTAGGTTTTTTTACTCTTATTAAGGCAGGTTTTAATTAAAAATCTTTTTACCCAATAGCTACCGTCAATTAACAGCATTCTTTTCTATATTTCATGACCCATGTTTTTAAAGCGCAATAATTAATACTAGATCCTATTCAGATACGCTATTTAAAAGTTGAGGTGAGGCACGCTTGGTTTTAGACTAATTAAAACTACAGATCGAAAGTATGTTTTGATAATCGGATTTCTTATAAGCAGGGGATGTGGCATTTAATTTAATTACCTGGTTTTAACTCTTCTAAAACTACAAACCGAATATGATTTAAAGCCAACTCCCCAATAGAAACCTTATCTTTTTCCACTTTTACTCCTTTACTAGTAATAGATTCAAAACTAATATCTTTTGCCATCTCAGCATGATACCAAGCTAAACCCATAAAAAAGCGAGACGGATAAGGCCCACCTTCAAATAAATCATCAGGATTAGATTCCATTGGTAGCCAACCATAACCTGGGAGATAAAATTCCATCCAGACATGATTAAAATCGGGTTGCAGGGGGATGTTACGCTGTAGACCATTACTAGGACATTTATATCTACCGACAGTGCGACAGGCAATACCATTGAGCCGACAGAGAGCTAAAAGTAAACCAAGATATTCTCCACACGAACCTATACCACGCTCCAGCACAACATCAGGAGTATCTATGTGGGGTTTAATTCCATAGGCTAATTTATCATATACATAATTACGTATGCTGTATACCTGACGCAGCAAGTTAGTTTCCGAACCAATTGCTACTGAGGCAGCCTGTAAAATTATATCCGTCTCCATTGACAGGTTATCATTATCTATGAGATACTTTTTCTCATAATCCCTGGTAAGATGGGGGATTTTTTCGCAATCGCGAGGTGTGATTTGATATTTGATACTCCAAACCTCTAAAATTGCTTGCCAACCAAAAATATAACGCTGTTGGGAGTTAAAATCATCAAACTTAAAAACAGCAACTCTTTGTCCGTCTTCTACTTCTTCGGTAAAGGGCAGCCCGATCGCTCTTACTTCTTTAATTTTCTGTCTATCGGTTTCGGCAGGTAGAGCAATACGCCACTCCAAATTCTCTAACTCGACAGGATCTAGGGGTGAAATCTCTTCAACATAGGACATCTCCACCAAATACCCGTTAGATAGAGCATACTTTTGGCTACGATTGTAATAGAAATAAAGAGGATGAATAAAAGTACGATCTCGATACTCTAGTTCATAATTAGGTTCAGCATTAGGATTATCACGAATATAAACCTCGCGATCGGCATAAGCAACGTATAAAGTTTCTTCTCCTGTTTGAGGATCATGATCAAAAGCTAAACCTGTGGGGTTGGTAAAGGGAGTTAAAACACTAAAAATAGTTTCCCCCGTCGCCCGATCAAGACAGTAAACAGTTTGCTCTAAATTATCTGTCAACCAAAGTTCTTCGCCTTTGATAGTAATATTTTCTGTACCAATTCCTGGGGCGTAAAAGTGAGTAATTTTTTTACCCTTATGGCGATCGTAAATAAAAATTTTACTTTGCTTACGACTAGTTAAATAAATAGTTGATTCCCAAACAGCAATACCATCCACTTGATAATCTAAACGCCAAAATAATTGCGCCTCAAAATCTAGGGTGATTAATGAACAACAATAAACACAATTTCCCTTAGTAAACCAAAGGATATCGTCAGTAATGGCTAATCCTGTCGCACCTACGAAATCAGACCAATTACGAGTATTTAAAATTTTAGTACTGTCAGTTTGGGGGTCAATTTGTAACCAATAACCATTTTGAGAATCAATCGCCCAAACCCAGCCTTGATGAAAAACAATACCGTAGATTGCACTAGCTGCGATCGGTCTAATAGTTTTATTAAGGTTAACAGCATTAGCCGTCTGAGAAATCATATCAATTTAGTCAAAAGTTTGCTGTTCTAAATTTTATAGTTGTTTTGCCTATTAAAGTGTCGATGTTGAACAATAATCGTGCTTTGGGTAGATACTTAATAGCTTAATCACCGTTTGGCTGGAATAATTTTGCGATCGCCACAAGCTTCAGGATTTAGGGCTGCTTGAATTGAGTAATCATAATTAAGTTCAGGATGGAAATAAGAACTATATAAAAAGGCATATTTCAAGGCTGCAAAAGGTGCAGTTTGGGTATCTTCCCCCATATGTTTACTGATTAAACAAACTTGATCATCCGCTTCAATTTGACTCATAAATCCTGGTTTTACCCCAAAAGCCACATATCTATCCAAAGTATAAAAAGAAGGTTTAAGGTAAAAGTTGCCCACCTTAACTACAACAATGGTTAAGAAGATGGCATAAATAAGTCCTAGATATTTTGGTTGCAACCAATGTCCGAATAACTGCCTATTCTTAGGTAAAGAAACTAAATATAAATTGAGAGATACTAAACAAATCATCCAATACATAAAGTATCTCAATTCCTGAGACTCTGGGAAATTCATCGGTACAAGGGACATGGCGATCGCAGTGACTAAACCCCAGATAGCATCCCAAGAACGATTATTCGTAGATGATTTATTTTGAATTATTTCCCTAATAGTTAAGGCGAGTAATAATATTACATTAAATACCACGTAAGCCCCAAAAAAACCCCCACGACGATTGCGTGTTATATCCGTACTCCATTGATCTGGTGTCCAACGAAAGGGTGCATTAATTTCCAATACCGAGGTAATCCATTTTCGAGTGCGATCGCCTTTTTCAAAAGCTTCTGGACTTAGTTTATGATTGAGTACCACACCGCCAATTTGGATTTTAATAGGATATAGAGGGTTAGCATATAAAACCGTATTTTTAACTGGGGTGGCAAAAATAATTAAACCAGCCAAACCAGTAGCCAAGATAGCAGATAGAAGTTTAATAGGTGGTTTATACTTAATAATCAGCCAGGCTAATCTTATTCCATAGACTAATAAAATTAAAAATACTAAAGGTTGTAATTGAGTTTTAGTATTAGCTGAGATCGCTGCACCAATAAAAGCAATTAAAAGATCTTTTAGTTGTGGTAATTCTTTATTTTTATAAAGACGATAGGTCATCATCACCAAGATAGCAGTGCCGATGTTGCCAAATAAATCTACAAAACTAGTGGAGGCGTTAGTTATAACTAAAGGAATGGCAAAAAGCGCGATCGCCGAAAAATATAAAGGCACATCAAACCAAGCTTGTAAAAAGCCAAAATAACCAACAACGCCCAGAAAGCCTACTAAATTGGTTGATTGAATTCGTCCTGTAATTTTCCAAAAAAAACCCTGGAGAAAGTGTGCCAACAAAGGAAAGCCTTCGTATCTAGGTTCAAACCACTTCTCATCCCCAATAAACATTTCCTTAGGTAATATACCCCAAATTCTTCCTGCAAAGGGAATATGATACCAACCTGGATCGTAATTATTATCGATATCTAAGATCGCTTTTAATAAAATTGCAATAGTTAAAATTAAAGCAATTAAAGATAAAAATGTTTCTATTCCCAGTCTTAGCCGTTGTGACTGTTTTTGTTTGGTTGCGAAATTCAACATTTCTGACTGTAAATATATATAATTAATCCCATTAGTTGCGCTTAGGTGTAAAAGGGGCAAATCGTTCAACAAAATAAACCACAGCGAATACAGCCAACATAATTATTACTGCCACAATGTAAAGAAATCTCTGCATCAGGGCAAATTCGACCGCAGTGCCATTAGAAACATCAAATAATTGTAGTAGCCCCACCCAACTTAATTCCATCAACCCCAAATTAGCAGGGGTAAAACTCAATAACATGGCTAATTGCACAATGGGAGTAGTAAAGGCAACTGCCCAAAAATTGATTTTATATCCACCAGCAAGTACAATAAAAATTCCTCGAATAATCCAGACAGCGTAGCGTACCACCGAAATCCAATAAAGATAGAGAGTAAAATCTTTACTTAAGATCGAATTACTATCTGTGGCTATAGTAGTTTTTTCAGATTTAGCTTGACGAGACTTTAATTGCTTAACCCAAGTCAGAGTTCTAATTAAAAAATAAATTAAACGTCGATGCCACTTACTAATAATAAAATGAGTCAAAATAATGATGGCGATCGAACCAAAAACAGCCACCGATAAAGATATATATCCTAAAACATATAAAATAGAAGTAGGGAAAAGTAATAAGGGAATTAAAAAGTTAAAAAACTGATCATAAATAACAGATAAAAAACCCTTAGAGATAGAACTAATCTTGTGTACCCTTAAAGCGATATTTTGTACCAGCACCATGCCAATATATTGAGGCATAAACTGCATGGTTAAAGACCCTAAAGTAGTATAAAACAAATAAAACCTTGTAGACTGTTGATTATCTGGGGTTAACTTATGGGTAACTAATCCCCATTTATAAGAAGTAAAACAAGTATGAATAATTAGACTCGCAATTGCTAAACCTGTATATAAAGGATTTAAATTATAAAAACTTGCAATAATTTCTTGTGGTTCTACATTAGTAAATCTTAAAATTAACCAGATTAATATAAATCCCAGTGCCAGGGATAATATACTAGAAATAATGTTTTTCTTATTTAGCATTTAGCATAACCAGATAATGTAGTAATTAACTTTATATTGATTTTAAATATTTGATTTTATTATTAATCGAACCAAGTAAAAAAAAATAAATGTACTCTTAACTCAACTTATCGTATCCCCATTTACTAATCAAGTCTACGCCTAATAATTCCGATATTTGTGCAACTTGAGAATAATAATCTTGCATTAATTTCAATTTTATAGCTTCTGGCATAACTGATTTAGGAGCTTGATGCCAAAAATACTTTTCAACAATATTATCCCGCACAAACTCATTAAATTCTTGGGACAATAAATTCTTAGAAATATTTTTAATTACAGGATTATTAACCAAATCATTAATAGCTT
Coding sequences:
- a CDS encoding transglutaminase domain protein, encoding MISQTANAVNLNKTIRPIAASAIYGIVFHQGWVWAIDSQNGYWLQIDPQTDSTKILNTRNWSDFVGATGLAITDDILWFTKGNCVYCCSLITLDFEAQLFWRLDYQVDGIAVWESTIYLTSRKQSKIFIYDRHKGKKITHFYAPGIGTENITIKGEELWLTDNLEQTVYCLDRATGETIFSVLTPFTNPTGLAFDHDPQTGEETLYVAYADREVYIRDNPNAEPNYELEYRDRTFIHPLYFYYNRSQKYALSNGYLVEMSYVEEISPLDPVELENLEWRIALPAETDRQKIKEVRAIGLPFTEEVEDGQRVAVFKFDDFNSQQRYIFGWQAILEVWSIKYQITPRDCEKIPHLTRDYEKKYLIDNDNLSMETDIILQAASVAIGSETNLLRQVYSIRNYVYDKLAYGIKPHIDTPDVVLERGIGSCGEYLGLLLALCRLNGIACRTVGRYKCPSNGLQRNIPLQPDFNHVWMEFYLPGYGWLPMESNPDDLFEGGPYPSRFFMGLAWYHAEMAKDISFESITSKGVKVEKDKVSIGELALNHIRFVVLEELKPGN
- a CDS encoding pyridine nucleotide-disulfide oxidoreductase, translating into MDTYEFDVVIIGGGPAGCTCALYTSRANLKTVILDKNPAVGALAITHKIANYPGVSGEMSGDELLKSMREQAIEYGTTYQRAQVFGIDVSGDLKKVYTPEGTFIGRSLVLATGAMGRSGASFEGESEFLGRGVSYCATCDGAFYRDREVAVIGLNQEAVEEAQFLTKFASMVHWVTFKDPKPEDYHAQDLLSMSNVKHWRRSRLASIEGDNSGVTGIKVKTKEQEEPLDLQVEGVFVYLNGSKPITDFIGDQVEYNADGGVKVDDSMATNVPGVWAIGDIRNTPYKQAVVAAGDGCIAAMAIDRYLNHRKAVKPDWDHS
- a CDS encoding SH3 type 3 domain-containing protein encodes the protein MTKSIFLQRLSTTVQFILGFFLGISLIAGISGTIIFAYYKKMSVLPKKPIFSEVASTTTSKSQKNTTTEIEPVESNTLPNEQEQLETTSANNLEELELPANAYRAVVTWPEGLSLRAEPEQDAERIGGIAYQQNIIVLEDTTDGQWQRVKIPESEQEGWVKGGNTERTSD
- a CDS encoding AAA ATPase central domain-containing protein; the encoded protein is MNFNQEFSLLLRACYPLIYIPTKEEERAEKAIASETEKLGKRNVYIWDFVNGYQDNPNHEGFGKRNPLQALEFISKMPKNVGGVFILRDFQRFLEDIAVSRELRNLAKSLKSQPKNIIIIAPEVTIPKELAEVVTVVDFPLPTAPEIKIEIKRLISATNQGLSDTLLTELVRAAQGLSLERIRRVLTRAIALNGKLEPEDVELILEEKRQSIRQTQILDYYPTTEQIADIGGLDNLKNWLLRRGGAFSEQARAYGLPNPRGLLLVGIQGTGKSLTAKAIAHHWHLPLLRLDVGRLFAGLVGESESRTRQTIELAEALAPCILWIDEIDKGFAGLDGKGDSGTTSRVFGTFITWLAEKKSPVFVVATANNIQALPPEMLRKGRFDEIFFVSLPNQTEREAIFKVHLAKLRPHNLGNYDIKRLAYETPDFSGAEIEQTIIEAMHIGFSQNRDFTTDDILESASQIVPLAKTAKEQIEFLQQWVAAGKARLASNNNDLSDRIQSQLH